The following coding sequences lie in one Hemitrygon akajei unplaced genomic scaffold, sHemAka1.3 Scf000035, whole genome shotgun sequence genomic window:
- the LOC140720048 gene encoding oxidized low-density lipoprotein receptor 1-like — MNSDLRHQFTEMETKYRSVNETKAQICELLTSRREQTCSEDWVTNKDRCYYVSTFETSFPRAKQECSNRDSRLLEINSSDESRFASHNLLDNNLVYWIEKCENRNESWNLLYKGTSGTPVCRQCGSSNTCDGDWSFICERSAPLFPDIPEKIQGLCQQPVEST, encoded by the exons ATgaacagcgatctccgtcaccagttcactgagatggaaacgaagtacagatctgtcaacgaaaccaaggctcaaatctgtgagttgttgaccagcagaagag agcaaacgtGTTCCGAGGACTGGGTCACAAATAAAGACCGGTGTTATTACGTATCCACGTTTGAAACATCTTTCCCCAGAGCGAAGCAAGAATGTTCAAACCGTGATTcaaggctgctggaaatcaatTCAAGTGATGAATCG CGCTTTGCATCCCACAATCTTCTGGACAACAACCTTGTTTACTGGATTGAAAAATGCGAAAACAG GAATGAGAGCTGGAATCTCCTGTACAAGGGGACCTCTGGAACGCCCGTCTGCAGGCAGTGCGGAAGTAGTAACACTTGTGATGGTGATTGGAGTTTCATCTGCGAGAGGTCGGCACCTTTGttcccggatattcctgaaaagatccagggTCTCTGCCAACAGCCAGTGGAGTCGACATGA